CTAACGGGTGACGGACGGCTCTAACGGCGCCAGTCGTCCTCGTCGTTCCATGGGTCGTCGGTAAACCGGTCGTCGCCGTCTAGCCGGTTGGAGTCGTCAGCACCCGAACCGGAGAGCTCGCGCTGAAGCCGCTCGAAATCGGTCTGCGGGGAGCTGTATTTCAGTTCTCGAGCAACCTTGGTCTGCTTCGCCTTTGCCCGGCCGCGGCCCATGGGGGAACCCCCTCGCGCAATAACGGAGCGGCCCAACGAGTAGGCGGCTCCGATCTGTCGGTCTCGTTTATTGTCCTGCCGAGTAGTTTACCGTGCCCCGCGACGACGCGCTGGCGGCCCTGCCCGCTCTAGCAGCCGTCATCGGTTGGTGCCGCGGAGCCGTTCAACGGCGATCCGCCCTGCGCCGGCCCCGTCGGCGGGCGGCAGGGAATCGGGATCGATCACCGCGGCGACGTCCCCACCCGCGCCGGTCACCAAGGCGGTGTCGGCGGGCAGTCCGCGCTTGAGCAGCGCCAGCGCGATCGGTCCCAGATCGACGTGATCGACGACAGTACCCAGCCGGCCCACCGCGCGGCTGTCAGCGAGGACCGGGT
This Mycobacterium xenopi DNA region includes the following protein-coding sequences:
- a CDS encoding DUF3073 domain-containing protein, which encodes MGRGRAKAKQTKVARELKYSSPQTDFERLQRELSGSGADDSNRLDGDDRFTDDPWNDEDDWRR